AGCAGGCCGCGTAGAAGTGCTAGTAGCCGACAAAGTCGACATCACTTTGGCAAATTTTACAAAAACGCCGGAGCGTGCTAGAGTCGTTGATTTCGCGCTTCCGTACATGAAAGTGTCGCTAGGCGTAGTTAGCCCTGACGGCGCGGTCATAAAAAGCGTGGATGAGCTAAAAGGCAAAAAGCTAATCGTCAATAAAGGCACTACCGCGGATGCGTATTTCACAAAAAATCACCCTGACATCGAGCTTATAAAATACGACCAAAACACCGAAACTTTCGCCGCTTTGGTAGATAAAAGAGGCGCGGCGCTAGCGCACGATAACGCGCTGCTTTTTGCATGGGCTAAAGAAAATCATGGCTTTACAGTTGGTATCGAAGCTCTAGGCGAGGTCGACGTCATCGCGCCTGCGGTCAAAAAGGGCAACAAAGCGCTGCTTGAGTGGCTAAATAACGAGATTATTGAGCTTGGCAAGGAAAATTTCTTCCACAAAGACTATGACGCTACGCTAAAACCGATCTACGGCGATAGCGTAAATCCGGAATCTCTAGTCGTCGAAGGCGGCAAACTATAAAACCCAAAGTCGGAAGAAATTCCGACTTTTTCATTCTATACATTTTAAAATTTAAAGCATTAGGTAAATTTACCACCTGCACAGCCCACCGTTGCGATATTTTAAATACGACTAAAATTTTACACTTGCTTCTTATTAAAGCAAATTTGATCCGAAAAATACAATAAATAAATCGTCAAATTTAAGCTCACATATCAAAGTTTGTAAATTTTAATCGCTATAGAGTTCAAGGATATTTTTTTGGCTCAAGATAAGTTAAAAACTTTCAAAGGAGTTTTTCTCAAAGAGTGTGCAAGCACAAGAACTATGAT
This region of Campylobacter showae CSUNSWCD genomic DNA includes:
- a CDS encoding cysteine ABC transporter substrate-binding protein encodes the protein MRKLLFSFLATFAAVFLTGQANLQAAEADALAKIKERGYVRVGVFSDKPPFGYVDKEGKNQGYDIYFAKRIAKDLLGDESKVKFELVEAAGRVEVLVADKVDITLANFTKTPERARVVDFALPYMKVSLGVVSPDGAVIKSVDELKGKKLIVNKGTTADAYFTKNHPDIELIKYDQNTETFAALVDKRGAALAHDNALLFAWAKENHGFTVGIEALGEVDVIAPAVKKGNKALLEWLNNEIIELGKENFFHKDYDATLKPIYGDSVNPESLVVEGGKL